A genomic stretch from Candidatus Sulfotelmatobacter sp. includes:
- a CDS encoding flagellar hook protein FlgE, giving the protein MMLALFAGVSGLRNHQTDMDVIGNNIANVNTVGFKASRVTFQEAFVEQLQGATRPSGLLGGTDPLQIGTGMKIASIDQLMTQGSLETTGQPLDLAIQGDSFFALNSGPARVYTRAGNFQLDSQGHLVSPSSGYLLQGINADPFGNFGNGATIGDIVIPLGQRAPAQATSQMSLTGNLDAGAAVGTTHTMSISVYDSAGAPHQVDLTFTNTGPGAWSWTASSATATVTAGNGTVTFNANGSLASFTYPGGGASLNIAPTGGGAAFNVTIDAGTVNGINGLVGFANPSNAVINSQNGYAAGDLVNISVDTNGVVSGFFTNGVTRNLAQIAMATFNNPGGLTRSGNSFYQESPNSGTPVIGFAGATSSSTLAPGTLEASNVDLSTEFTNMIIAQRGFQANARVITTADEMLNELVNLRH; this is encoded by the coding sequence ATGATGCTCGCACTCTTCGCCGGCGTGTCGGGTCTGCGCAATCACCAGACCGACATGGACGTGATCGGAAACAACATCGCCAACGTGAATACCGTCGGCTTCAAAGCCTCGCGGGTCACGTTTCAGGAAGCGTTCGTCGAGCAGCTCCAGGGCGCCACTCGGCCCTCGGGCCTGCTGGGCGGCACCGACCCGCTGCAGATCGGAACGGGCATGAAGATCGCCAGTATCGATCAGCTCATGACCCAGGGCAGCCTCGAAACCACCGGGCAGCCGCTCGATCTCGCAATTCAGGGGGATTCGTTCTTCGCGCTGAACAGCGGGCCGGCCCGCGTCTACACCCGCGCCGGGAACTTCCAGCTCGACTCGCAGGGTCACCTGGTCTCGCCGAGCTCCGGCTACCTGCTGCAGGGGATCAACGCCGATCCGTTCGGCAACTTTGGAAACGGGGCGACGATCGGTGACATCGTGATTCCGCTCGGCCAGCGTGCACCGGCGCAGGCCACCAGCCAGATGAGCCTGACCGGCAATCTCGACGCGGGTGCGGCGGTCGGCACCACGCACACCATGAGCATCTCGGTCTACGATTCGGCCGGGGCCCCGCATCAGGTCGATCTCACCTTCACCAACACCGGCCCGGGCGCGTGGAGCTGGACCGCCAGCAGCGCGACCGCCACCGTCACCGCCGGCAACGGCACCGTGACCTTCAACGCCAACGGCAGCCTCGCCAGCTTCACCTACCCGGGCGGGGGCGCGTCCCTCAACATCGCTCCGACCGGCGGCGGCGCGGCGTTCAACGTCACGATCGACGCCGGCACCGTCAACGGCATCAATGGCCTGGTGGGGTTCGCCAATCCCTCGAACGCCGTGATCAACAGCCAGAACGGCTACGCGGCAGGGGATCTCGTCAACATCTCGGTGGACACCAACGGCGTGGTGTCGGGCTTCTTCACCAACGGCGTGACGCGCAACCTGGCGCAGATCGCGATGGCCACCTTCAACAATCCGGGCGGCCTCACCCGGTCGGGGAACAGCTTCTATCAGGAGTCCCCGAACTCGGGTACCCCGGTGATCGGGTTCGCGGGCGCCACCAGCTCGTCGACCCTGGCGCCCGGCACGCTCGAGGCGTCGAACGTCGATCTCTCGACCGAGTTCACCAACATGATCATCGCGCAGCGAGGATTCCAGGCGAACGCGCGAGTGATCACCACCGCCGACGAGATGTTGAACGAGCTGGTCAACCTGAGACACTAG
- a CDS encoding flagellar hook assembly protein FlgD, with product MISPTTQPTLFQSTTPTTSPGGQLGKDQFLELLVTQLRNQDPTSPLQPYEFAAQLAQFSTVEQLTQLNDAFSAQSQQTQLLSTLSQTQFSSGLIGREILAEGDQIQIPSSGNASVTCDVGGAGGTATLTLKDDSGHVLQTRDLGTISGGRQTLQLPADLPPGTYHVSISVSGAGGAAVPVTTYETGVVTGVQFKGGSITLQMGDLSVSLGSLVEIHPVSPPTSN from the coding sequence ATGATCTCGCCCACCACTCAGCCCACGCTGTTCCAGTCGACCACGCCCACCACCAGTCCCGGCGGGCAGCTCGGCAAGGACCAGTTCCTCGAACTGCTGGTCACCCAGCTCCGCAATCAGGACCCGACCAGCCCGCTCCAGCCCTACGAGTTCGCGGCGCAGCTCGCTCAGTTTTCGACGGTCGAGCAGCTCACGCAGCTGAACGACGCCTTCTCGGCCCAGTCGCAGCAGACTCAGCTGCTTTCGACGCTCTCGCAAACCCAGTTCAGCTCCGGGTTGATTGGACGCGAGATTCTGGCCGAGGGCGATCAGATCCAGATTCCCTCGTCGGGCAACGCCTCGGTGACCTGTGACGTGGGCGGCGCGGGCGGCACCGCCACGCTCACGCTCAAGGACGACTCGGGTCACGTGCTGCAGACGCGCGACCTCGGCACCATCTCGGGAGGACGGCAGACGCTCCAGCTTCCCGCCGATCTTCCGCCCGGCACCTATCACGTTTCGATCAGCGTCTCGGGTGCGGGCGGCGCCGCGGTGCCCGTCACCACTTACGAAACCGGCGTCGTGACCGGCGTTCAGTTCAAGGGCGGCAGCATCACGCTGCAGATGGGAGATCTCAGCGTGAGCCTCGGCTCGCTGGTCGAGATCCACCCGGTTTCACCGCCCACGAGTAACTAA
- a CDS encoding flagellar hook-length control protein FliK: METSFDPRLAAPRPDSAPSRTDRADDPSFDAAFAASLMASLMPVTPAIDPPNPSGGGDRGDQADAPRRFDPSARAQERADASRARDADARPGRSNDSDDAAGAAAARPDAANDSRAASEALKQLRPVNAGSEPAPHGKQDPGTNGAPAAGAQAQGSGADARHGERGESAMLRAVRRLAREAALGAVSAGTRTTGESAAPTSSVAVAATPGRPASLPGTTPTFPNPATLGTGEAMRAWEARVDGAVRPGEPVALRLEDAEGGSATLRLRVRGEALQATLVTSDSELASKLEQDMGSLQQALRTRGFAQTQLQVAHTGTATAGTGAHDARNQKESTPHHRPNDGDAGREGGELRRETRQRRGEREAES; the protein is encoded by the coding sequence ATGGAGACCTCATTCGACCCCAGGCTCGCCGCCCCCCGCCCCGACTCCGCACCTTCGAGAACCGATCGCGCCGACGATCCCTCGTTCGACGCCGCCTTCGCCGCGTCGCTCATGGCGTCGCTCATGCCGGTGACGCCGGCGATCGATCCGCCGAATCCGTCCGGCGGCGGCGACCGTGGCGACCAGGCTGATGCGCCTCGGCGCTTCGATCCCTCTGCGCGCGCGCAGGAACGCGCCGACGCATCGCGCGCGCGCGATGCGGACGCGCGTCCCGGACGATCGAACGACTCCGACGACGCGGCGGGCGCCGCGGCCGCCAGACCCGACGCCGCGAACGATTCGCGCGCGGCGAGCGAGGCCCTGAAGCAGCTGCGACCGGTGAACGCGGGCAGCGAACCTGCGCCGCACGGAAAACAGGATCCCGGCACGAATGGAGCGCCCGCAGCAGGAGCGCAGGCGCAGGGATCGGGGGCCGACGCCCGGCACGGCGAGCGGGGAGAGAGCGCGATGCTGCGGGCGGTGCGCCGCCTGGCGCGCGAGGCCGCGCTGGGCGCCGTGAGCGCCGGAACGCGCACCACCGGCGAATCCGCGGCGCCGACGTCATCGGTGGCGGTCGCGGCGACGCCGGGACGACCGGCGAGCCTTCCCGGCACGACGCCCACGTTCCCGAATCCGGCGACGCTCGGCACCGGCGAGGCGATGCGCGCCTGGGAAGCGCGCGTGGATGGCGCGGTGCGGCCCGGCGAGCCGGTGGCGTTGCGGCTCGAGGACGCCGAGGGCGGCAGCGCCACGCTGCGGCTTCGCGTTCGCGGCGAGGCGCTGCAGGCGACCCTGGTCACCTCGGATTCCGAGCTGGCCTCGAAGCTCGAGCAGGACATGGGCTCGCTCCAGCAGGCGCTGAGGACTCGCGGCTTCGCACAGACCCAGCTTCAGGTCGCGCATACCGGCACCGCCACGGCGGGAACCGGCGCTCACGATGCCAGGAATCAGAAGGAGTCGACACCCCATCACCGGCCGAACGACGGCGACGCGGGGCGGGAGGGCGGCGAGCTTCGCCGCGAGACCCGCCAGCGTCGCGGTGAAAGAGAGGCGGAATCATGA
- the fliJ gene encoding flagellar export protein FliJ: MTRFRFRLDRVLKLREGVEKLRAADLGRALSDEARQQGHLAEAESGLERAHDSATAAPAQVPAGTLHARSQALQAAADRVRDAAEDSRRAAERTEAERERFDLARRERESLERLKVTRESNWRTEAGRLEQNDVDEIVRQRRERGDSR, encoded by the coding sequence ATGACGCGATTCAGATTCCGTCTCGATCGCGTGCTGAAGCTGCGTGAAGGCGTCGAAAAGCTGCGCGCCGCCGACCTGGGACGTGCACTGAGCGACGAGGCGCGCCAGCAGGGGCATCTGGCCGAGGCCGAGAGCGGGCTGGAGCGCGCGCACGATTCGGCGACGGCGGCGCCCGCCCAGGTGCCCGCCGGCACGCTGCACGCGCGCTCGCAGGCGCTGCAGGCCGCCGCCGATCGCGTTCGCGACGCCGCCGAGGACTCGCGGCGGGCCGCCGAGCGCACCGAGGCCGAACGCGAGCGCTTCGATCTGGCCAGGCGCGAGCGGGAATCGCTCGAGCGGCTGAAGGTGACGCGCGAGTCGAACTGGCGCACCGAAGCCGGACGACTCGAGCAGAACGACGTCGATGAAATCGTGCGGCAACGCCGCGAGCGGGGAGATTCCCGATGA
- a CDS encoding FliI/YscN family ATPase: protein MTEHDPIRLVSALDLLEELPPALLCGRVNRVIGQVVEAASLPVAVGELCRIELDADQGILAQVAGFHERGVLLMPLGELEGVHPGARVVPMGHAFEADAGEGLVGRILDGLGRPIDGRGPLGPTRRCPLFAEPPGPLERPRIHTPFGTGIRALDGLVTLGQGQRIGIMAGSGVGKSVLLGMIARHATADINVIALLGERGREVREFLERDLGADGLARSVVVVSTSDQAAVVRATGALVATAIAEYFRDAGRNVLLMMDSITRVAMAWREIGLAVNEPPTTKGYTPSVFAALPRLLERAGTSASGSITGLYTVLVEGDDFSEPIADASRAILDGHIVLSRRLASAKHFPAIDVLDSVSRVRDAVADRELLDAANLMLRLEAAWKSHEDLIAVGAYKPGADRVVDAAIALRPEFQSFLTQDAAEAASLGEARVRVLTLAARARERLEEKS from the coding sequence ATGACTGAGCACGACCCGATCCGCCTGGTGAGCGCTCTCGATCTGCTCGAGGAACTGCCGCCGGCGCTCCTGTGCGGGCGCGTCAACCGCGTGATCGGCCAGGTCGTCGAGGCGGCCTCGCTGCCGGTCGCCGTCGGAGAATTGTGCCGTATCGAGCTCGACGCCGATCAGGGGATCCTCGCGCAGGTCGCCGGCTTCCACGAGCGCGGCGTGCTGCTGATGCCGCTCGGCGAACTGGAGGGCGTTCACCCCGGCGCACGCGTGGTGCCGATGGGCCACGCCTTCGAGGCCGACGCGGGAGAGGGGCTGGTCGGGCGCATCCTCGACGGGCTCGGCCGCCCGATCGACGGCCGCGGGCCGCTCGGGCCGACGCGGCGCTGCCCGCTGTTCGCGGAGCCGCCCGGACCGCTCGAGCGGCCCCGCATCCACACGCCGTTCGGCACCGGCATCCGCGCCCTGGATGGGCTGGTGACCCTGGGCCAGGGCCAGCGCATCGGGATCATGGCCGGCAGCGGTGTGGGCAAGAGCGTGCTGCTCGGCATGATCGCCCGCCACGCCACCGCCGACATCAACGTGATCGCCCTGCTGGGCGAGCGCGGGCGCGAAGTGCGCGAATTTCTCGAGCGCGACCTGGGCGCCGATGGCCTGGCGCGATCGGTGGTGGTGGTCTCGACCAGCGATCAGGCGGCGGTGGTGCGTGCCACCGGCGCGCTGGTGGCCACCGCGATCGCCGAGTACTTCCGCGACGCCGGCCGCAACGTGCTGCTGATGATGGACTCGATCACCCGCGTCGCGATGGCGTGGCGCGAGATCGGTCTGGCAGTGAACGAGCCGCCGACCACGAAGGGCTATACACCGTCGGTGTTCGCGGCCCTGCCGCGCCTGCTCGAGCGGGCCGGCACCTCGGCCAGCGGCAGCATCACCGGGCTCTATACGGTGCTGGTGGAGGGCGACGATTTCAGCGAGCCGATCGCCGACGCCTCGCGCGCCATCCTCGACGGCCACATCGTGCTGTCGCGGCGGCTGGCGAGCGCCAAGCACTTTCCGGCCATCGACGTGCTCGACAGCGTGAGCCGCGTCCGCGACGCCGTCGCCGATCGCGAATTGCTCGACGCCGCCAATCTCATGCTGCGGCTCGAAGCGGCCTGGAAGTCGCATGAGGACCTGATCGCGGTGGGCGCCTACAAACCCGGGGCCGATCGCGTGGTGGACGCGGCCATCGCGTTGCGGCCCGAGTTCCAGAGCTTCCTCACGCAGGACGCCGCCGAAGCGGCGAGCCTTGGCGAAGCCCGGGTCCGGGTGCTGACTCTCGCGGCCCGCGCCCGAGAACGGCTCGAGGAGAAATCATGA
- a CDS encoding FliH/SctL family protein: MPSSDEIGALSLPTLGRSAEADGEVADDGRWSPPAWQSRAVLPPPDRDAESYARGYQDGVREGERIAAEDVRPVLQALQRAAERLERIEGVFASERSDAVRVLALAVARRILAEELALKPERVIALVERAISMLPNEAPIEVRLHPDDLKVLKESGPLAPGGAATHVEWAPDPTLPRGDCRVESHARLVDGRLDVVLRQWCERLIHD, translated from the coding sequence ATGCCGTCGTCTGACGAAATCGGCGCACTGTCGCTGCCCACGCTCGGACGGTCCGCCGAGGCCGACGGCGAGGTCGCGGACGACGGGCGCTGGTCGCCGCCGGCGTGGCAGAGCCGCGCCGTCCTCCCGCCGCCGGACAGGGACGCCGAGAGCTATGCGCGCGGCTATCAGGATGGCGTGCGCGAGGGCGAGCGCATCGCGGCCGAGGACGTCCGCCCGGTGCTGCAGGCCCTGCAGCGGGCGGCGGAGCGCCTCGAGCGCATCGAGGGCGTGTTCGCGAGCGAGCGCTCCGACGCGGTGCGCGTGCTGGCGCTGGCGGTGGCGCGGCGGATTCTCGCCGAAGAACTGGCCTTGAAGCCCGAGCGCGTCATCGCACTGGTCGAGCGCGCGATCTCGATGCTGCCCAACGAGGCGCCGATCGAGGTTCGCCTGCATCCCGACGACCTCAAGGTACTGAAGGAATCGGGCCCGCTCGCGCCGGGCGGCGCCGCCACGCACGTCGAATGGGCCCCGGACCCGACGCTCCCGCGCGGCGACTGCCGGGTCGAGAGCCACGCGCGACTGGTGGACGGCCGGCTCGACGTGGTGCTGCGCCAGTGGTGCGAAAGGCTGATCCATGACTGA
- the fliG gene encoding flagellar motor switch protein FliG — protein MAAAARTRRESLSGPQKCAVLCIALGPQGAARILQQLSPDEVERVSREIAGMPSPDPELVRSVVEEFRDASKRGGTGTLKGGPAYAQRVLDQALGAAKARPIMERVNAGNESGLGRLRRAASETLAGLLRDEHPQTIALVLAHLDDHQALSLLRALEPERANEVAWRVAAMGPVSPATLVLVEQTLMKRVEPRPTEEGRGEGGASRMARLLNRAGESLERSILESLEQRDSDLAARVRNLMFTFEDLLRVDPKGMQRVLREVDTKELATALKVASDELKAHIRKAMSERAAAALDEEIEMLGPTRVKDVETAHARIIESVRSLAQAGEITIEGQGGDDAVV, from the coding sequence ATGGCCGCCGCCGCGCGCACCCGCCGCGAATCCCTGAGCGGGCCTCAGAAGTGCGCCGTGCTCTGCATCGCCCTCGGGCCGCAGGGCGCGGCGCGCATTCTGCAGCAGCTCTCGCCCGATGAGGTCGAGCGCGTCAGCCGCGAGATCGCCGGCATGCCTTCGCCCGACCCGGAGCTGGTGCGTTCGGTGGTCGAGGAGTTCCGCGACGCGTCGAAACGCGGCGGCACCGGCACGCTGAAGGGCGGGCCGGCCTACGCGCAGCGGGTGCTCGACCAGGCGCTGGGCGCCGCGAAGGCGCGGCCGATCATGGAGCGCGTCAACGCCGGCAACGAATCGGGACTCGGGCGCCTGCGGCGCGCGGCTTCCGAGACCCTGGCCGGCCTGCTGCGCGACGAACATCCGCAGACCATCGCGCTGGTGCTCGCGCATCTCGACGATCATCAGGCGCTGAGCCTGCTGCGCGCGCTCGAGCCGGAACGGGCCAACGAAGTCGCGTGGCGCGTGGCGGCGATGGGGCCGGTGTCGCCGGCCACGCTGGTGCTGGTGGAACAGACGCTGATGAAGCGCGTCGAACCGCGGCCGACCGAGGAAGGGCGCGGCGAAGGCGGCGCGAGCCGCATGGCGCGGCTGCTCAATCGCGCCGGGGAGTCGCTCGAGCGCTCGATCCTCGAATCCCTGGAGCAGCGCGACTCCGATCTCGCGGCGCGCGTTCGCAATCTGATGTTCACCTTCGAGGATCTGCTGCGCGTCGATCCCAAGGGCATGCAGCGCGTGTTGCGCGAAGTGGACACCAAGGAGCTGGCGACCGCGCTCAAGGTGGCGAGCGACGAGCTCAAGGCGCACATCCGCAAGGCCATGTCGGAGCGGGCCGCGGCGGCGCTCGACGAGGAGATCGAGATGCTGGGGCCCACGCGCGTCAAAGACGTCGAGACCGCGCACGCCCGCATCATCGAAAGCGTGCGCTCGCTGGCCCAGGCGGGCGAGATCACCATCGAAGGCCAGGGGGGCGACGATGCCGTCGTCTGA
- the fliF gene encoding flagellar basal-body MS-ring/collar protein FliF gives MSAPGSNLVGSFQRMDMGRRLLVIGAAVVAVAAIAWVGRWGAAPTYVTLYRDLDFKEAGDMAEHLRKSDIPYRLGGGGTEVMVPVSDVAAARVALAKEGLPASGKPGLELFDKPSWGMTDFTQRVTFQRALEGELSRTIGTIRGVDRAEVHLVMPVSSPLRRLERPASASVVLHLKPGAELSRETVQGVVYVVANSVEQLSAENVAVMDDAGKVLSVPATEGSAEAMSSRQMEVQRSVEQGLEEKVEDLLATVVGIGGARARVNAELDFNQVDRTTETYNPDGQVLQTEQRSEAGANGSPESQTIVSNAYQNSRQVEKSSNAVGNVKRLTVAVLVDSKSLDQLRAKSGVQLAQLEGLVRDAVGADSTRGDRVSVMAVPFGAVAATVSAGSVTPNAPKVDVMQVVERASRPAVSVVSIVAVLLVAMAGLRGMGSAKGASATPSSATAATEGANPALEGPARPRLPGDGNGGGNGELTADVVRAWLAET, from the coding sequence ATGAGCGCTCCCGGATCCAATCTCGTCGGCAGCTTCCAGCGAATGGACATGGGCCGCCGGCTCCTGGTGATCGGCGCCGCCGTGGTGGCGGTCGCGGCGATCGCGTGGGTCGGTCGCTGGGGTGCCGCGCCCACCTACGTCACGCTCTATCGCGATCTCGATTTCAAGGAAGCCGGCGACATGGCCGAGCACCTTCGCAAGTCGGACATCCCCTACCGGCTGGGCGGCGGAGGCACCGAGGTGATGGTGCCGGTCTCGGACGTCGCGGCCGCGCGGGTCGCGCTCGCCAAGGAAGGGCTGCCGGCGAGCGGCAAGCCCGGCCTCGAGCTGTTCGACAAGCCGTCGTGGGGCATGACCGACTTCACGCAGCGCGTCACCTTCCAGCGCGCGCTTGAAGGCGAACTGTCGCGCACCATCGGCACGATTCGCGGCGTCGACCGCGCCGAGGTCCATCTGGTGATGCCGGTATCGAGCCCGCTGCGGCGGCTCGAGCGGCCCGCCTCGGCCTCGGTCGTGCTTCACCTGAAGCCGGGCGCCGAGCTATCACGCGAGACCGTGCAGGGTGTGGTGTACGTGGTGGCCAACAGCGTCGAACAGCTCTCGGCCGAGAACGTGGCGGTGATGGACGACGCCGGCAAGGTCTTGTCCGTTCCTGCGACCGAAGGTTCCGCCGAAGCGATGAGCTCGCGGCAGATGGAGGTGCAGCGCTCGGTCGAGCAAGGGCTCGAAGAAAAAGTCGAGGACCTGCTGGCCACCGTGGTCGGCATCGGCGGAGCGCGCGCGCGCGTCAACGCCGAGCTCGACTTCAATCAGGTCGATCGCACCACCGAGACCTACAACCCCGACGGCCAGGTGCTGCAGACCGAGCAGCGCAGCGAGGCCGGCGCCAATGGCAGTCCAGAGTCGCAGACCATCGTCAGCAACGCGTACCAGAATTCCCGACAGGTGGAGAAGAGCAGCAACGCGGTCGGCAACGTGAAGCGCCTGACGGTCGCGGTGCTGGTGGATTCCAAGTCGCTGGATCAGCTGCGCGCGAAGAGCGGGGTGCAGCTGGCGCAGCTCGAAGGCCTGGTGCGCGACGCGGTCGGCGCCGACAGCACGCGGGGGGATCGCGTCAGCGTGATGGCGGTGCCCTTCGGCGCGGTCGCGGCCACTGTTTCGGCCGGTAGCGTGACACCCAACGCGCCGAAGGTGGACGTGATGCAGGTGGTCGAGCGCGCCAGCCGCCCGGCGGTGAGCGTGGTCTCGATCGTGGCGGTGCTGCTGGTCGCCATGGCCGGACTCCGCGGCATGGGATCGGCCAAGGGCGCGAGCGCGACCCCCTCGAGCGCGACCGCGGCGACCGAGGGCGCGAATCCGGCGCTCGAGGGCCCGGCCCGGCCCCGGCTTCCCGGTGATGGAAACGGCGGGGGCAACGGCGAGCTGACCGCCGACGTCGTCCGCGCCTGGCTGGCGGAGACGTGA
- the fliE gene encoding flagellar hook-basal body complex protein FliE has protein sequence MTAPIRSEFVSPRALELDRATQKLDLTDRQTESFGDVFKKVINDTSGMQDDAQQLIGSFLRGEPVDLHQVMAASEEAQISLQLLVELRNKLTDAYRAVMNTQ, from the coding sequence GTGACCGCCCCGATCCGATCCGAATTCGTCTCACCACGCGCTCTCGAGCTCGATCGCGCGACCCAGAAGCTCGATCTGACCGATCGGCAGACCGAGTCGTTCGGCGACGTGTTCAAGAAGGTCATCAACGACACCAGCGGCATGCAGGACGACGCGCAGCAGCTGATCGGATCGTTCCTTCGCGGCGAACCCGTCGATCTCCACCAGGTGATGGCGGCCAGCGAGGAAGCGCAGATCTCGCTGCAGCTGCTGGTCGAGTTGCGCAACAAGCTCACCGACGCCTATCGCGCGGTGATGAACACCCAGTGA
- the flgC gene encoding flagellar basal body rod protein FlgC — MANRLSFPLVPRPIRQMLQPLDISSSGMSTQQRFLEVIAKNISNASTTRTPDGGPYKREVAVADGGGSIKIVEDQTPGQEVYDPGHPDANADGYVRYPNVDMNNELVDLMIARRVFEANASVFQAAKSMLRRALDI, encoded by the coding sequence ATGGCTAATCGCCTGTCGTTTCCGCTCGTGCCGCGCCCGATCCGCCAGATGCTCCAGCCGCTCGACATCAGTTCGAGCGGCATGAGCACGCAGCAGCGCTTCCTCGAGGTGATCGCGAAGAATATCTCGAACGCCAGCACCACCCGCACCCCCGACGGCGGACCCTACAAGCGCGAGGTGGCGGTGGCCGACGGCGGCGGCAGCATCAAGATCGTCGAGGACCAGACACCGGGGCAGGAGGTCTACGACCCCGGTCATCCCGACGCCAACGCCGACGGCTACGTCCGGTACCCCAACGTGGACATGAACAACGAGCTGGTGGACCTGATGATCGCCCGGCGCGTCTTCGAGGCGAACGCCAGCGTCTTCCAGGCGGCGAAGAGCATGCTCCGCCGCGCACTCGACATCTGA
- a CDS encoding sigma-54 dependent transcriptional regulator, with product MAHILCVDDDPGVLVVLEQVLGSLGHPTTLASSVADALELARRESFELIITDYRMPDATGLDLLAQLREAGIETPVIVMTGYATVELAVDAMKRGAADYLTKPLRSEALRIAVTQAIEVHRLKRTNEAYRRELTDLQGTRAIVGESPALRKVLDAIAAVAPTRATVLIEGESGTGKELFARAIHEQSPRADGPFVTVNCAAVPEGLVESAMFGHERGAFTGATTRSTGAFERAHAGSLLLDEISEMRLDLQAKLLRAIQEQEFERVGGSQSVRVDVRLIATTNRDLTAEVEAGRFRRDLFYRLSVVPIHTPPLRERLEDLPALVDHFVRRFSGQLGMKPPIVPLETLSLLRQHAWPGNIRELANALERAVILQKGGRLVIQPLPMAPGSAFLRTSGVGPAPRVEATAGAGASPAGVAASATAAETLNLHELERMTIERALVATGGHRAQAAKLLGISERTLRNKLNPKPGAD from the coding sequence ATGGCGCACATCCTGTGCGTGGATGACGACCCGGGCGTGCTGGTGGTTCTGGAGCAGGTGCTCGGGAGCCTCGGCCATCCCACCACGCTCGCCTCCAGCGTCGCCGACGCTCTGGAGCTCGCGCGCCGCGAGAGCTTCGAGCTCATCATCACCGACTACCGCATGCCCGATGCCACCGGGCTCGACTTGCTGGCGCAGCTTCGTGAGGCAGGAATCGAGACGCCGGTCATCGTGATGACCGGGTACGCCACCGTCGAGCTGGCGGTGGACGCGATGAAACGCGGCGCGGCCGATTACCTTACCAAGCCGTTGCGCTCCGAAGCCTTGCGGATTGCGGTGACCCAGGCGATCGAGGTCCATCGGCTCAAACGCACCAACGAGGCCTATCGCCGGGAGCTGACCGACCTGCAGGGCACGCGCGCGATCGTCGGCGAGTCGCCGGCGCTGCGTAAGGTGCTCGACGCCATCGCCGCGGTCGCGCCGACGCGCGCCACGGTGTTGATCGAGGGCGAATCCGGCACCGGAAAGGAGCTGTTCGCGCGCGCTATCCACGAGCAGAGCCCACGCGCCGACGGTCCCTTCGTCACCGTCAATTGCGCGGCGGTTCCCGAGGGCCTGGTGGAGAGCGCCATGTTCGGCCACGAGCGCGGCGCCTTCACCGGCGCCACGACGCGCAGCACCGGGGCGTTCGAGCGCGCTCACGCCGGCTCGCTGCTGCTCGACGAGATCTCCGAGATGCGGCTCGACCTGCAGGCCAAACTGCTGCGCGCCATCCAGGAGCAGGAGTTCGAGCGGGTCGGCGGCAGTCAAAGCGTGCGCGTGGACGTGCGGCTCATCGCCACCACCAACCGTGACCTGACCGCCGAGGTCGAGGCCGGACGTTTCCGGCGCGATCTGTTCTATCGGCTGAGCGTCGTGCCGATCCACACGCCGCCGCTGCGCGAGCGGCTCGAGGATCTGCCGGCGCTGGTGGACCACTTCGTGCGCCGTTTCTCCGGTCAGCTCGGCATGAAGCCGCCGATCGTGCCGCTCGAGACGCTTTCGCTGCTGCGCCAGCACGCCTGGCCCGGCAACATTCGCGAGCTGGCGAACGCGCTCGAGCGCGCCGTCATCTTGCAGAAGGGGGGGCGGCTGGTGATTCAGCCGCTGCCGATGGCGCCGGGATCGGCGTTCTTGCGGACGTCGGGCGTCGGGCCTGCGCCCCGCGTGGAAGCGACGGCGGGCGCAGGCGCGAGTCCGGCTGGCGTCGCGGCCTCCGCCACCGCCGCCGAGACCCTCAATCTCCACGAACTCGAGCGCATGACCATCGAGCGCGCGCTGGTCGCGACCGGCGGACACCGCGCGCAGGCCGCGAAGTTGCTCGGCATCAGCGAGCGCACCCTGCGCAACAAGCTGAACCCCAAACCCGGCGCCGACTAG